From one Eucalyptus grandis isolate ANBG69807.140 chromosome 9, ASM1654582v1, whole genome shotgun sequence genomic stretch:
- the LOC104430491 gene encoding salicylic acid-binding protein 2, giving the protein MVLVQDRHIAKISRSQGHCTDLAASGIDLLQAKSLQSISEYFKPLRDVMEGLASHERVILVGHSLGGLALSQVMEKFPERIALAVFVSALMPGPELNVSTVNQESLRRSPPVLDSHYTYDNGPNNPPTTFSFGPTFLASTVYQLSPIEDLTLANMLLRPLRLFSDEDMSRQITLSQKNYGSVRRIVVLSEEDKLVPKDLVEWMIRHNPQMKY; this is encoded by the exons ATGGTGTTGGTACAAGATCGCCACATTGCTAAGATCAGCCGGTCACAGGGTCACTGCACCGACCTGGCGGCTTCCGGGATTGACCTGCTTCAGGCCAAGTCTCTGCAATCGATCTCCGAGTACTTCAAGCCCCTGAGAGATGTCATGGAAGGTCTAGCTTCACATGAGAGAGTGATCCTCGTCGGTCACAGCTTGGGCGGGTTGGCCCTTTCTCAGGTGATGGAGAAATTCCCCGAGAGG atTGCCCTTGCTGTTTTTGTCTCTGCCTTAATGCCAGGTCCTGAACTCAATGTTTCTACCGTCAATCAAGAG TCTCTCAGAAGATCTCCACCTGTTCTGGACAGCCACTACACCTACGACAATGGGCCGAACAACCCTCCGACCACCTTCAGTTTCGGCCCGACTTTCTTGGCATCAACGGTTTATCAGCTCAGCCCGATCGAG gATTTGACATTGGCAAACATGTTGCTCAGGCCACTGCGTTTGTTCAGCGACGAGGACATGTCAAGGCAAATAACATTGTCCCAGAAGAACTATGGTTCTGTGCGCAGGATCGTTGTGCTTTCTGAGGAAGATAAGCTCGTTCCAAAGGATCTTGTGGAGTGGATGATCAGGCACAATCCCCAGATGAAGTATTGA
- the LOC104418771 gene encoding probable 2-oxoglutarate-dependent dioxygenase At5g05600, with product MGEVDLAFIQDVEHRPKLAAIQAEGIPLIDLAALAGYSPSDGTVAASTTAFEELVAEIGEACKKWGFFAVVNHGVAAEKRERMEREAREFFGQSLEEKKKVRRDEKRVVGYYETEHTKNVRDWKEVFDFTVKEPTLVPASPKDGEEAIMEWNNQWPEYPPGLREACEEYAQELEKLAYKLMGLIAQSLGLPANRFDEYYKDHTTFVRLNHYPPCPAPHLALGVGRHKDSGALTILSQDDVGGLEVKRKSDGEWVLVKPIPDAFIINVGDIIQVWSNDTYESVEHRVMVNSKKERFSIPFFFNPSHYVMVQPLKELTDEHNPPKYRPYNWGKFLVTRKGSNFKKLDVENLQIYHFRI from the exons atGGGAGAGGTCGATCTGGCGTTCATACAAGACGTCGAACATAGGCCCAAGCTCGCCGCCATTCAAGCCGAAGGCATCCCGCTCATCGACCTTGCCGCCCTCGCCGGCTACTCACCCTCCGACGGCACGGTCGCTGCTTCCACCACTGCCTTCGAAGAGCTCGTGGCGGAGATAGGGGAGGCTTGCAAGAAGTGGGGATTCTTCGCGGTGGTGAACCATGGCGTGGCGgcagagaagagggagaggatgGAGCGGGAGGCGAGGGAGTTCTTCGGGCAGAGcttggaggagaagaagaaggtgaggaGGGACGAGAAGAGGGTGGTCGGGTACTATGAGACAGAGCACACCAAGAACGTGAGGGACTGgaaggaagtcttcgactttaccGTAAAAGAGCCAACGCTCGTCCCGGCCTCGCCCAAGGACGGCGAAGAGGCTATCATGGAGTGGAACAATCAGTGGCCTGAGTACCCTCCTGGATTAAG GGAAGCATGCGAAGAGTACGCACAAGAATTGGAGAAACTCGCGTACAAGCTGATGGGACTGATAGCTCAGAGCCTGGGCTTGCCCGCGAACAGGTTTGACGAATACTACAAGGACCACACCACCTTCGTCCGGCTCAACCACTACCCGCCGTGCCCCGCGCCGCACCTCGCTCTGGGCGTAGGCCGCCACAAGGACTCGGGGGCGCTCACCATCCTGTCTCAAGACGACGTCGGAGGCCTCGAGGTGAAAAGGAAGAGTGATGGGGAGTGGGTCCTAGTCAAGCCCATCCCTGATGCCTTCATTATCAATGTTGGTGACATTATCCAG GTTTGGAGCAATGATACTTACGAGAGCGTCGAGCATAGAGTGATGGTGAATTCAAAGAAGGAGAGGTTCTCGATTCCATTCTTCTTCAACCCATCACACTATGTCATGGTGCAGCCACTGAAAGAATTGACTGATGAGCACAACCCTCCAAAGTACAGGCCATACAACTGGGGCAAGTTCTTGGTCACTCGAAAAGGAAGCAACTTCAAGAAGCTTGATGTTGAGAACCTTCAGATATATCATTTTAGGATATGA